DNA from Sphingomonas sp. R1:
TCGCGGGCCTCACCCAGGCGGTGGCCGACCATACCCGCGGCACGCTCGCCGCGCTGAAGGCGAACGGCATCGACGTCACCTGGGTGCAGGTGGGCAACGAAATCACCAACGGGCTGCTCTGGCCCGATGGCAAGACCGACCGGTTCGACACGATCGCGCGCTTCACCAATGCCGGGTACGAAGCGGTGAAGGCTGTCTATCCGAAGGCCCAGGTGATCCTACACATCGACAATGGCTGGGATACCGCCAAGGCGCTGTGGTGGTTCGACGCGTTCACGAAGAACCAGGGCAAGCTGGATGCGATCGGCTTGTCCTATTATCCCGAATTCACCCCGTCCAAGAAGTGGCGCGAGGAATCGCCCAAGGTCAGCGCGACCATGGCAGCCCTGGTCGCGCGCTTCGCCAAGCCGGTGCTGATGGTGGAAGTCGGCTACCGGTTCGACGAGCCGCGCGAGGCCCGCGCGATGCTGCGTGACATCATCGCACGCAACCAGGCGCTGGGATCGATGGGCGGCGGCGTCTTTTACTGGGAGCCGGGCACCATCCCCAGCTGGAGCGGATACCGCTTGGGCGCCACCGACACGCGCGACCAGCTGACCACGGCGATGGACGCCTTTCGCCACTAAAGGCGGGCGGGGCGATCGCCGGCGATGTTGAGCCCCGCTCACCATCGCATCCGATACGGCAGGCCTGCCCGGCCGGAGACCTGGTCGCTATAGCCGGCGCCTGGTCCCCGTTGCGAGAATTTGCATGAACGCCCCCCTTCCGGCCGATACCGTGCGCGCACCCGCGACGCACGGCTGGAGCGCCGTGTTCGCCCTTTCGCTGTGCGTCGCGACGCTGATCGCCTCCGAATTCATGCCGGTGAGCCTGCTCACCCCGATCGCCGGCGACCTGCACCTCAGCGAAGGCACCGCAGGCCAGGCCATCGCGGTCTCCGGCATCTTCGCGGTGCTCACCAGTCTGTTCATCGCCCGCGCTACCGCCGGGATCGATCGCCGCCGCGTCCTCCTCGCCCTCACCATCGTCATGCTGGTCTCGGGCATCGTGGTAGCCCTCGCGCCGGATTTCACGGTGCTGATGATCGGCCGGGCGATGATCGGGGTGGTGATCGGCGGCTTCTGGTCGATGTCCGGCGCCATCGTGATGCGGCTGGTGCCGGCGGACAGCGTGCCGCGGGCGCTTGCGGTGCTGAACGGCGGCAACGCCCTCGCCACCACCATCGCCGCGCCGCTGGGCAGCTTTCTTGGCCAGTATATCGGCTGGCGCGGCGCCTTCTTCGCGGTGGTCCCGCTCGCCGCGATCACCTTTGCCTGGCAGTGGTGGGTGCTGCCCGCGATGCCTTCGCCGCGCAACGAGCGGAAGCCGAGCGCCCTGGGCGTGCTGCGCCGTCGCCACGCGCCGCAGGGCATGCTGGCGGTCACGCTGCTGTTCATGGGGCAGTTCGCACTGTTCACCTATCTGCGCCCCTTTCTCGAAACGGTGACGAAGGTGCCCATATCGCTTCTGTCGCTGATCCTCGCACTGATGGGCGGTGCCGGGCTGATCGGCAGCGCGCTGATCGGGATGGTGCTCACCCGGCATCTGCGCCGTGCCCTGATCGTGATGCCGGCCGCGCTGGGTGTCATCGCGATCGCCTTGATCGCGGCGGGCCATGCCGCCCCGCCGACAGCCGCGCTGCTGATCCTGTGGGGCATGATCGCCACCGCCGCACCGGTCGGCTGGTGGACCTGGCTCAGTCGTACCCTGCCCGAGGATGCCGAGGCCGGCGGCGGGCTCATGGTGGCGGTGATCCAGCTGGCGATCACGCTGGGCGCCGCGGGCAGCGGCGTGCTGTTCGATCACCTGGGCTATGCGGCGAGCTTCGCCGCCGCGGCGGCCCTGCTTCTTCTGTCGGCCGCGGTCGGCGCGCTCGGCGCGGCCGACATAGCCTCCCCCCGCTGAGCCGACAGGCCGGTCGTCGTGCGAGCCCTGCCCCCTGGACCTCCACGACGACCGGCATAGCCCCTGGCGTACCCGCCGCGCCCTTGCTCAATAGCCGAGCGGGCGCATCTCGCGGATCGTGTCGATCAGCAGGCGCAGCCCCATCGGCAGCTGGCGACGCCCGGAATGATAGAGGTGCATCGGCTCCCCGACCGGGGCCCAGTCGCCGAGCACGACCGCCAGCGCACCTGCCGCCAGCGGTGCCGCGACCGACGGTTCGGGCAGATAGCACAGGCCGGCGCCGCGGACCGCCAGATCGATCGCGAGCGCCGTGGAATCGACGGTCAACGTCCCGGGCACGTCGAGCGTGCACACGGCGTCGTCCCGCTCGAACTCCCAGTGGTAGATGCGATCGTCGCCCAGGCGCGAGCGGATACAGCGATGCGATCGCAGGTCGTCGGGATGCGCGGGGACGCCAAACCGCGCCAGATAGTCCGGCGACGCCACCGCCACCCAGCGGATGCTGCCCGAGATGCGCTGCGCGATCATGTCCTCGGGCACGGTGCCGCCATATCGGATGCCCGCATCAAAGCCCCGCTCGACGATATCGACCATCTGGTTCGAGACGCACAGGTCCACGGCCATGTCAGGATAGCGTTCGAGGAACACGGGCAGCACCGGCGCGAGCACCAATGCCGCGGCATGTTCGGCGACGTTCAGGCGGATCCGCCCGGCGGGCGTTTCGCGGAAATGGTTGAGCGCCTCGGTCGCCTCGATGATCGTGGCGAACGGGTGGGCGATCTCCGCCTGCAGCGTCTCCCCCGCCGCCGTCAGCGTGATGCTGCGATTGGTGCGGTTCAGCAGCCGCACGCCGAGGCGCGCCTCCAGCCCCTTCAGCGCGTGACTGAGCGCGGAGGCGCTCACGCCCAGTTCCAGTCCGGCGCGCCGGAGGCTGCGGTGCCGCGCGATCGCCAGAAAGGCGTTGAGATCGGCGAAGTCGGATCGATGGAATGCCATATTGCCTCTTCGGCGCGCAGCGTACGCCGGTGCCCCGCCTAGGTCCGCGCCTCTGCGGCCGGGTGGCGCGTCTTGCCGAACACGGGAAAGGCGCTGGCCGCCCCATAGTCCGTGCGCCGCGCCTGCTGGAGCACCGCCATGTCCGCCTCGCTGATCACGAAATCGAGCTCGGCGTTGCTGCGCAGATGCGCCGGTGTCGCCGTCTTGGGGAGGGGCTGGAGCCCGAGCTGCAGGCAGTAGCGGATGCAGAGCTGCGCGACGCCCACGCCGTAGCGGGCCGCCATCGCGCCGAGCGCGGCATCGTCCAGGGCGGCGCCATGCGCGACGGGCGAATAGGCCTGCACCAGCACCCCCTTGCTCCGGCAATAGTCGATCAGGTCGAACGGCGTTGCGCCGACATGCGCGAGGACCTGGTTCACCGCCGGCGCGACCGATCCGTGCGCCAGCAGGTTGTCGAGGTCCGCGCGCTCGAAGTTGGAAACACCGATCGCGCGAACCTTGCCGGCGGCGAGCGCATCCTCCAGCGCGCGCCACGCCTCGAGATTGCCGGCGTCGTAATCGCCGCCCGCGCGAAACTCGGCCCAGGGCTGCGGGCTGTGGATCAGCATAAGGTCGATATGATCGAGCCCGATCAGCCGCAGCGATTCATCGATGCGCCGGGCAGCATCGGCGCGGGTCTTGGATTCGGCCACCAGCTTGGTGGTGACGAACAGCGCGTCACGGGCGAGGCCGGAAGCGCGCAGCCCCTCGCCGACACCCCGTTCATTGCCATAGGCCTGCGCCGTGTCGATGTGGCGATAGCCGATCGCGGCGGCCTCGCGCACCACCGCGGCGACCGCATCGTCATCGATCCGCCAGGTGCCGAGGCCCAGCTTCGGGATCGTCACGCCATTGGCGAGCGTGTATTGTTCATCGAGGATCATGGCGTGTTCCTTTTGCCGGCGGGCGCTTCGCCTCGCCGGGCTGTTGCATGCGGCGGGACCACCGGTCCCCACGACAGGCGGGCGGCGCAGCTCGCCGCCGGCGCGGAATTCCGGGCCCCAGGCCGGGATCACCTTCCGCCGAGCGGGGCGAGATAGTCGGCGTCGGTCACCTTCTCCAGCCAGGTGACGGGGGACCCATCGACCGACTCCTGAATGGCGATATGGGTCATCGCCGCATCGGCCGTCGCGCCGTGCCAGTGCTTCTTGTCCGCCGGGCACCACAGGATATCGCCGGCATGGAATTCCAGTTTCGGCCCGCCCGCAATCTGGGTCCAGCCCACACCTTCGGTCACGATCAGCGTCTGTCCGGCCGGGTGGGTGTGCCAGGCGGTACGGGCGCCCGGTTCGAAATGGACGATCGCGCCGGAGACGCGCGAGGGGGCTTCGCGCTGGAACTGGCCGGTGATCGTCGCCGTGCCGGTGAAATAGGCCTCGGGTCCGTCGACCGTCTTCTGGTCCTGCTTGCGTACGATTTCCATGTCCGTCCTTCCTGCTCGCGCAATCGGAGCGGCGGCCACCGGATCGGTCCCGCCTCGTCCCCCCGGATCTAGGTGAAGGCGCGGCTGGCGATTAGTCGCCCCATCGGCAATGATGCGATGAGCAACGCTCAACAATGCCGGGAGGGGTCTGATGAGACTGACGCGGGCCGATCTGGCCGATCTCGCCTATTTTCTCGCCATTGCCCGGCGCGGCAGCTTCCGGGAAGCGGCGCGCGAGATGGGCGTCACGGCCTCCGCGCTGAGCCATGCCATCACCGCGCTGGAAGCACGGCGCGGGGTGCGACTGTTGAACAGAACGACGCGAAGCGTCTCCCTGACGGCCGCCGGCGAAGAGCTGCGCGCCGCCATCGAAGGTCCGCTGGATGCCATCGACAGCGCCGCCGGCACGCTGGACCGCTATCGCGATGCGCCGGCCGGCCGGATCCGCATC
Protein-coding regions in this window:
- a CDS encoding arabinogalactan endo-beta-1,4-galactanase; amino-acid sequence: MRRGPWLHRRTLFGGAALALAALPPLAGGVARAQQAAAPAFAYGADISSVTEQEAAGLAFRNSRNKPTDLYDLVQAKGINAVRLRVWVNPEKPWSDRRDVIIKAKRARDHGMRIMIDFHYSDNWADPGKQFKPAAWNTLDVAGLTQAVADHTRGTLAALKANGIDVTWVQVGNEITNGLLWPDGKTDRFDTIARFTNAGYEAVKAVYPKAQVILHIDNGWDTAKALWWFDAFTKNQGKLDAIGLSYYPEFTPSKKWREESPKVSATMAALVARFAKPVLMVEVGYRFDEPREARAMLRDIIARNQALGSMGGGVFYWEPGTIPSWSGYRLGATDTRDQLTTAMDAFRH
- a CDS encoding MFS transporter, which gives rise to MNAPLPADTVRAPATHGWSAVFALSLCVATLIASEFMPVSLLTPIAGDLHLSEGTAGQAIAVSGIFAVLTSLFIARATAGIDRRRVLLALTIVMLVSGIVVALAPDFTVLMIGRAMIGVVIGGFWSMSGAIVMRLVPADSVPRALAVLNGGNALATTIAAPLGSFLGQYIGWRGAFFAVVPLAAITFAWQWWVLPAMPSPRNERKPSALGVLRRRHAPQGMLAVTLLFMGQFALFTYLRPFLETVTKVPISLLSLILALMGGAGLIGSALIGMVLTRHLRRALIVMPAALGVIAIALIAAGHAAPPTAALLILWGMIATAAPVGWWTWLSRTLPEDAEAGGGLMVAVIQLAITLGAAGSGVLFDHLGYAASFAAAAALLLLSAAVGALGAADIASPR
- a CDS encoding LysR family transcriptional regulator, whose protein sequence is MAFHRSDFADLNAFLAIARHRSLRRAGLELGVSASALSHALKGLEARLGVRLLNRTNRSITLTAAGETLQAEIAHPFATIIEATEALNHFRETPAGRIRLNVAEHAAALVLAPVLPVFLERYPDMAVDLCVSNQMVDIVERGFDAGIRYGGTVPEDMIAQRISGSIRWVAVASPDYLARFGVPAHPDDLRSHRCIRSRLGDDRIYHWEFERDDAVCTLDVPGTLTVDSTALAIDLAVRGAGLCYLPEPSVAAPLAAGALAVVLGDWAPVGEPMHLYHSGRRQLPMGLRLLIDTIREMRPLGY
- a CDS encoding aldo/keto reductase: MILDEQYTLANGVTIPKLGLGTWRIDDDAVAAVVREAAAIGYRHIDTAQAYGNERGVGEGLRASGLARDALFVTTKLVAESKTRADAARRIDESLRLIGLDHIDLMLIHSPQPWAEFRAGGDYDAGNLEAWRALEDALAAGKVRAIGVSNFERADLDNLLAHGSVAPAVNQVLAHVGATPFDLIDYCRSKGVLVQAYSPVAHGAALDDAALGAMAARYGVGVAQLCIRYCLQLGLQPLPKTATPAHLRSNAELDFVISEADMAVLQQARRTDYGAASAFPVFGKTRHPAAEART
- a CDS encoding cupin domain-containing protein, with product MEIVRKQDQKTVDGPEAYFTGTATITGQFQREAPSRVSGAIVHFEPGARTAWHTHPAGQTLIVTEGVGWTQIAGGPKLEFHAGDILWCPADKKHWHGATADAAMTHIAIQESVDGSPVTWLEKVTDADYLAPLGGR